The DNA sequence atattgtatggacctacagagctgaaatattcttctaaaatctttatttgtgttctgcagaagaaataaagtcaaacacatctgggatggcatgagggtgagtaaatgagagaattttcattttagggtgaattatccctttaagacctaGATGTATTTCTTAAAAATGTTGTGATCTCTGTTTGCTTCAGGTTGTGAGAATGACCCAGCAACAGGAGAACCTCAAATTCTTGTCACACTTCAAGAGGAAGTTCGTCATCCATAAAGGCAAGATGAAGCTAAAGGTGGACATTGTGCAACCAAGCTTATACCATATCAGGACAAATGGAAGTGCACTCTGCACCAGGTAACATTATGCTTAGATGGTATCTTTTCAATATAACAGCAAAAAATGTACAggttataaatatttttgttgtgtttaaGGACTATACAAATAGCCACCGATTCCAGTAACCTCAACTCTGAATTCTGCTTCATACTGAAGGTAAAGTGTGTACTctctaataaaatataaaataagacaTGAAACAGAATTCATATTTGCTATGATTCATCAGCTGTGAATAACTTAACAACATTGTTCTTTTGTTTAGGTGCCATTTGAAAGTACAGACAACCAGGGAACAGTGTACACATGGGTTGGCCAAGCAGCAGACCCAGATGAAGCTAAACTGGCAGAGGACGTCATGAACACCATGTTTGATGATTCATACAGCAAACAGGTAGGCTACATACTCTTGTGCCAAAGACAATTTCTGTGAGCTTAATTGtaatatactgaattattattatttcttcttttttccctTTATTCAGGTGATAAATGAAGGAGAGGAGCCAGAAAATGTCTTCTGGGTCGGCATTGGCTCACAGAAGCCATATGATGAAGATGCAGAGTACAGGAAATATGCCAGACTGTTTAGGTAAGGATTTAGTTACAggaaaaatgacttttattttgtctCTCCATCTGTTATTGTTGTATGTGAAGAGAACAGATCTGTCCTGTTATCTCAGGTGCTCTAATGAGAAAGGTTACTTTGCTGTATCGGAGAAGTGCTCTGACTTCTGTCAAGATGACCTGGCTGATGATGACATCATGCTTCTGGACAATGGAAAAGAGGCAAAGCTTCATGCTTGCAGCCAAACACAATATCTTGCCTGTGAATTTGTTATAAGATTCTATTCCTGGTTTTCAAGGTTTACATGTGGGTTGGTACACAGACAAGCCAAGTGGAGATCAAACTGAGCCTGAAGGCTTGTCAGGTAGGTGACAGATTGAATTACAGTTTTATTAAACGGCAACACCGTGGCCTTTCCTGTGCATGCTTAACGTTGTTTTACCCTTTAATCAGGTCTTTATTCAACACATGAGGTCAAAGGATGCAGAGCACCCGAGAAAACTGCGCCTGGTGCGCAAAGGCAATGAGCCTCACTGTTTTACACGTTGTTTCCTGGAGCACCTTCAAGACCGCACCTGCATAAACTAGCCTTGCACTTCACAGAGTCCGTCTGAACACTACACTTCTACAAGCATTAGAGTTCAGAAAACTACACCTCTCATTACAGACCCTCCATTACTAATGTGCACTGCAACACTCTCTTTGTAAAGCTCACAAATATATTTGCTAATTTAAGCAGTATTATGgaattttatatttatgtgtagGTTTAAAATCAGAGGAagagtttaaagggatggttcacccaaaatgtgaCTGACTTTCTTTGTggacacaaaatgaaatgtttggCAGTgtgtcagtctcagtcaccattcactttcattgcatcttatttttccccatacaatggaATTGAAAGGTGACTCCgagctgtcattctgtctaacatctccttttgtgtttcacgaaagaaagccatatgggtttggaacaacaggaaggtgagtaaatgatgactcatttatttattattattacagtgaactatccattttaatgATACAGCACTTAGGTGAGCCTTACCTTGTGAGATAAAAATGATGTATTCCTTGAGggattatttttaagaaaaatatatctgTTCTAAGGGAGAGTCTAAGTACAGTAGCTGCTGTTGTAAATTGTCATATCTGTTTACAGTCTTCTTTACATTTGTTATTTTAAAGGTGACTCTTTATATCATTTGTTTGAGCAACATATGTTTTATTCACTAGACACATAGCGTATTTATTGACTGCCAAGACTTTCAGTTATTGAAAGCAGAACACCCATGTCTATGTTTCAGATTTCATCAAAACATTGGTGCCACTCACCAGATTTGTTAGTTACCTTTGAATGTCTGTTTCAGTCCATCAGCTTGATGTTTTATTGCTTCATTTTTGGGATGTCGACTGATGCCAGCACTGATGGAATAGAGGATTGCACAGTCTTTGTGAGATGTTCTTTGATAAATCACATGAAAAAACATATATTATTTAAAGCATAATCTGTAATTGCTTTGACTGGCAATCCAGTAGTATTAATACAGCAGTGCACCCCATGATTTGGTATGGTGACCTCACATACATTTTCAATAAGCCTTTAGTTTAGCAGAGCTTATGTTTGCTATTAAGCTTACACTGTTTCATCAATCACAgattgtgctttaaaaaaaagaaaaaagtttataGTCCTGTGTATGGACTACTTGataggtattttttttattattattttattttatttttttaataatgaatattTGTTAAACTTGGATTGGGAAATTTGTTTTGTCAAGGGAAGAATGTTcttgttttaaatatgttaatactATTTATTATGGCTATCATAAAGGGATTGGTAGAGGTGAATAATACATATTCGCAGTTGATTGTGAGCTGCCCTTTTCCGTTTCAACAGCTTTTTTGTCTGcattcagtactgtgcaaaattgtaggcacttgtggaaaatgttgcatagtgaggatgtcttcaaaaataatgttttaaatatttttcacttattaACATCAtacagtccagtaaacataaaaaaaaagctaaatcaatatttaggagtgaccacctttgcctttaaaacagcaccagttctcctagggacacctggacacagtttttcttggttgttggcagagaggatgttccaagcttcttggagaatctatttcggctgtctcaattgcttctgtctctcatgtaatctcagacagacacgatgtgcattggggggggctctgtgggggctaatgccatctgttgcagggctccctgttcttctattctaatcttttctatttgcaaaagtaatgtttgggagtctaaaatttatttttcctattgaaacactaaagctgaagatataaataatcatcttaagataaatgtttttgtgaaacatcttatgtgcctaaaacttttgcacagtactgtatatatatatatatatatatatatatatatatatatatatatatatatatatatatatattctgtgtgTACAAATATTTTCTGCCACCAATTTCACCTGCAGATGCTCtatttatgtattttgtattGAATAAAAGTTTCATTGCACATGTGTATGACTACAAAGATAAATATTTTCATTGCACTTTTTCCATATAGAACTAAATAAACGTTGAAGGCATTTTAATCGAGTTTTTTCTATGTAGCTACTAATAGGTTGTTTAGTCAGTGTAGGGTATTCTAGTAATATGCTGGTCTATTATGCCGATTTATTtgttaaagatatagttcacccaatcatgaaaattctctcatcatttactcaccctcatgccctcccagatatgtatgactttctttcttctactgaacacaaatgaagatttttagaagaatatttcagctctgaatgcaagtgaattggtacaAACATTCTGAAGCTCAAAGTGAgcataaaaatattccatattaaatctatgtcttaagaagtgatatgataggtgtgggtgagaaacagttatttaagaccttttttttaaactatatattctcttccctgcccagtaagtggcgatattcacaaagaatgcgaatcgccaaaaacaaaagaaaaatgtaaaagggaaagtggagttttaaagtaaaaaatggcttaaatattgatctgttttttacccacacctatcatatcacttcttaagacatagatttaacaactggagtcgagcttcaaagttctggacaccattcaatCGCATTGTATGAACCCactgagcggagatattcttctaaaaatctttgtctgtgttcagcagaagaaagaaagtcataaacatctgggatggcatgagggtgagtacatttttatTATCTCACCATAGAGGCCCATAGCTTTGCCATGTACAATTTGGCAACAGTATAGCCTGAGCCAAACCgttcaaatattaattaattaaaagattTGCATTTTCAGTCACACACAAAAGCATAATTTATGCAAACTAAACATTTTGAACACTAGTGATAATGAAAAATTATCTTTGGATTATTACATTACTAAATGTATtccaattataaatattttgagtAAACGCTCAAATGACACCTTTTCAAGAGACTTGTGAACAATGTGACATAAAACACTTTGGGAAATTTGCAAATCTGAAGATCATaattttaaacttaaatatttaagttaatacagtttaaattatttatttaattttccccactgcatttaattataattatttaattatcatttaatatttgaaaatatttctaAGTGGACTCCTTGGGTGTACTTGTGCTCCAGTTATGTGCAGTATAAAAGTGTGGTGTGTCATAATAAAAGCTCTTCCTGTCTCCCAGGCTGCGTCTAGAAGGTAACCCTTCCGGCAGCCAAAGACTCGCGAGAGTGTCATTAGCTGTTACTAAGGTTATAGTTAGGTTTAGATTTTGGGACAGTgttacggttaggtttaggagtaggtgtagggtttctgtgtAGGGACTTCAAGTAAACGCAATAAACACAATGCGTGAACGTCGCATGCGACTCTCGCGAGACTTTCGGCAACTGGAGGGTTACCTTCTAGTCACGACCGGTCACCCGTGATCTGCTCCGTACCCACAATGCAGAGTTCTGCTCTGAGCGATTACGTAAACCGGCCTCACTGCCCGAAGTGCAGTTTACAGCCCTTCCAGATCCACACGGATTATAACGAGGAAACCGAAACACAACACTCGTCCAGTGCCTTTGATCGCTATGGAGTCCAACTCTAAGAAAGACGCGGAGAGCACGTGCGTGCTGTGCTGCCTTGACATCGATATTTTTGCGGTGGGGAAATGCGATCACCCGGTGTGTTACCGCTGCTCCACCAAGATGCGGGTGCTGTGCGAGCAGAAGTACTGTGCCGTCTGCCGGGAACAGCTCGACAAGGTACCGCCGCCTCTCATTCAACAGCGCGCACAGGCCGCGGCCTCTTCTACACAGTGAGCGAGCCACGCGACGCCACGCGACGCGACAGAACTGGAACGCCCTCGTCGTAATGCCGTTACCGCTGATTACAGTGGAAGCGCTCGTGTTGGTCGCGTCGCGAGCTTTGTAGATCATTCAGTCACATGAAATCAGTTAGACTTGAAGTCATTTAAAGTTTAAATAGTTTCGAAATGCCATGTGCTTTCTTCCTAAATGAACTCGAGTGCGTTGTTTACAAAATTGGTTTGTTGATGGTTGTAGACAGTTGATCTGTTATAAGTTAGCTGGTTTACAATGGAGATTCAGTGCTTGACGTTTCCCGTGACAACCGGTTCACTTGTTGGACACGTCCTTCAAAGTTTAGTTTAACACACGTTAGGTTAACTTAAATATAACAGTCAATAGATGCGTAGGGAACGAAGTATTCCATTAAATAATGTTTGAGTTGGTTTTCAATGTCTAGATATGCGTGAGGTTATGTAATGAGCTTCAGATAGCTCTGGCTGTAGAGTTTCTCTGACCGGCTGTCAAAGGGAGACGTCATGTTGACAGTGAGTGACTCATGTCATCAATCAAGAGTGCACGCAGCTCTAATGTGCCCATTAAGTATTTAGCTACATTAGTCAGCCAGTCTTGCATGGATTAGCTCGTGCACTTTGTCtatttttatgctgttttagGCGGCCTGTCATTCTAACTTCTCTGGTGTGGTGTGATTCATATGCGATTtactatttttctttattttctttcagGTGGTCTTTGTAAAGAAACCTGGACCATTTGCAGCTCTGAACATTCATCAATATCAGTGTGAGAAGAAATATGACATATATTTTGCAGATGGAAAGACTTATGCACAGTTCAGGTACTTCATGGGTTTGATTGGTCATTGtcagaacttaaagggatagctcacccaaaaatgaaaattctctcatcatttgctcactttcatgccatcccagatgtgtatgactttcttctgcaaaacaaagatttttagaagaatatcttggctctgtaggtccacacaacacaagtgaatggtgaacaaaaatgtgaagctccaaaaagcaaataaaggcatcataaaagtaatccataaatctccagtggtttaatccatgtcttctgaagaaacctAATCGTTTTtcggtgagaacagaacaaaatattacttttatttcccactgtacattttgcatttgtggtctctaagcacgatcatgatttcaagctcgattacacttcctagtgcttgacgcatatgcagagctctagatggcgctaggaagtgtaatcgagcttgaaatcatgattgccaaggagactgctgatgtaaagatttacagtgaaaagtgagttacattttggtctgttctcatgaTTAGATAGTTTCAGAATAactagatttaaccactagagtcttaaggattacttatatgtttcctttatgtgctttttggggcttcaaaattttggtcaccaatcacttgcattgtgtgaccaactgaaatattcttctaagtatctttgtgttctgcagacaatctggaatggcatgagggtgagtaaatgatgagagaattttcatttttaagtgtactATCCTAATACTATTTCTGTTTCTTACAAGCTCTTTTTTTGTCATCTAAAACACATGCAGGAAGATTTTGTTACATGAATGTCTACATTGCCCGGAAGCAAAAGTGTTTTCCAAATTCGAAGAGTTAGAGCAACATATGCGGAAACAACATGAGCTTTTCTGCTGCAAGTTGTGTGCCAAGCACCTGAAGGTATTGCATCTTAATCTGGTGACTTTAATTCTTTGCCTTGCACATCATATTTACAAATGAATTTATTAAACTCTCTACAGATATTCTCTTATGAGCGAAAGTGGTACAACCGGAAAGAGCTGGCTCGTCATCGACTGCAAGGGGACCCGGATGATACATCGCATCGTGGGCATCCACTTTGTAAATTCTGTGATGATCGCTATCTGGACAACGATGAGCTGCTGAAACATCTGCGGCGAGATCACTACTTCTGCCATTTCTGTGATGCAGATGGAGCTCAGGAGTATTACAGGTAGAAGACTACTTCCATTCTGCTAGCACTATCAGTTGCTGTGTTCTTGTTTCTTTACTTGCACTACCAGGCAAATGTTTCGAAAAAACTacttactaattattattattactatttaatgcattttaacatgataGTAAAGTCATTGAAACTATGGGAgtagtatgggaattatgtagtgtcCAAAAAATTTTAAacgaagcaaaactagtttttattttaatgtgttcaaAGTAACCACTATTGCCAAGATTACATCTCTGCACACTGGTCATATTATCAACCGAGGTATCCACCAAGGATGCTTTTTGAAAAGTATTTTAAGGAGTGCCCATGTTGTTGGCCGCATTTCCTTCATTATCCGGTCTAACCCATTTAACAAAATCAATCAAAAGGTCTCTCTGATAATGAGAAACAAATTCAATCAAATGCATCCAACATAGTgtacatttgcattacatttacattgattCATTTAACAGATGCCTTAAAAGCACTTTACAGTGCATTCCAGGTATACTACTTATCATTATGTATCAAACCAAAATGTGTTATATTGGTGCCAACAGTGACTACCAATACCTCAGTGAGCATTTCAGAGAGAGCCATTATCTCTGTGAGGAGGGCCGCTGCAGTACAGAGCAGTTCACTCATGCTTTCCGTACAGAGATTGACTATAAGGCTCACAAAGCTGCTGCACACAGCAAAAACCGGGCAGAGGCGCGGCAGAATCGGCAAATCGACATACAGTTCACCTATGCATCCAGACAGCAACGAAGAAATGATGGTAAAACAGAATGTGCTCTTTTTGTGAGTTGGATATAACTACTTGGGGGGCCACATCCCTTAATCAAGCCTATCTGAATGCATTTTTTAAGCTCTGGTTGGTGGTGATGACTATGAGGAAGTGGAACGCTTCAACAGACAGGGAAGGCCGGGAAGAGGACGAGCTCCTGGAGGACAGCAGAACGTAAGGAGCTGGAGATATAATCGGTAGGTCCTCATAAGTAATATTGTCAGCTGTTTGCCGATGTTATTAAAGAGCTTCTAGAGGATTGATGAGCTGTTGTCTGCAGAGAGGAGGAGGACAGAGTGGTGGCTGCTGCTTTACGAGCATCGATGGTCAGCC is a window from the Myxocyprinus asiaticus isolate MX2 ecotype Aquarium Trade chromosome 13, UBuf_Myxa_2, whole genome shotgun sequence genome containing:
- the LOC127450858 gene encoding protein flightless-1 homolog isoform X1; translated protein: MTQQQENLKFLSHFKRKFVIHKGKMKLKVDIVQPSLYHIRTNGSALCTRTIQIATDSSNLNSEFCFILKVPFESTDNQGTVYTWVGQAADPDEAKLAEDVMNTMFDDSYSKQVINEGEEPENVFWVGIGSQKPYDEDAEYRKYARLFRCSNEKGYFAVSEKCSDFCQDDLADDDIMLLDNGKEVYMWVGTQTSQVEIKLSLKACQVFIQHMRSKDAEHPRKLRLVRKGNEPHCFTRCFLEHLQDRTCIN
- the LOC127450858 gene encoding protein flightless-1 homolog isoform X2 → MTQQQENLKFLSHFKRKFVIHKGKMKLKVDIVQPSLYHIRTNGSALCTRTIQIATDSSNLNSEFCFILKVPFESTDNQGTVYTWVGQAADPDEAKLAEDVMNTMFDDSYSKQVINEGEEPENVFWVGIGSQKPYDEDAEYRKYARLFRCSNEKGYFAVSEKCSDFCQDDLADDDIMLLDNGKEAKLHACSQTQYLACEFVIRFYSWFSRFTCGLVHRQAKWRSN